The proteins below come from a single Elgaria multicarinata webbii isolate HBS135686 ecotype San Diego chromosome 11, rElgMul1.1.pri, whole genome shotgun sequence genomic window:
- the PHOSPHO1 gene encoding phosphoethanolamine/phosphocholine phosphatase isoform X1 has protein sequence MKRCFQGVGLRCFLKDGSMAAPQGQKYLLIFDFDETIVNENSDDSVVQVAPGKQLPESLRQTFREGFYNEYMQQVLKYLGDQGAKMADFKAVYEKIPLSPGMRDLFQFLSKQQDRFEIILISDANMFGIECALKATGAYSLFRKIFSNPSSFDKRGFFTLGPYHSHSCPRCPANMCKHKILTEYLAERAQEGVRFERVFYVGDGANDFCPSTAMKSSDVAFPRKGYPMHKLILEMEKNQPGTYQATVVPWESAVEVCCYLQDVLKRKC, from the exons ATGAAAAGGTGCTTTCAAGGCGTTGGGCTGCGATGCTTTCTAAAG GATGGGTCTATGGCTGCGCCGCAGGGCCAGAAATACCTCCTCATCTTTGACTTCGATGAGACCATCGTGAACGAGAACAGCGATGACTCCGTCGTCCAAGTCGCTCCGGGGAAACAGCTTCCGGAGTCGCTGCGCCAAACCTTCCGTGAAGGGTTCTACAATGAGTACATGCAGCAGGTGTTGAAGTACTTGGGAGACCAAGGGGCAAAGATGGCCGACTTCAAAGCCGTCTACGAGAAgatccccctctctcctggcatgCGGGACCTTTTCCAGTTCCTCTCCAAACAGCAGGACCGCTTTGAAATCATCCTCATCTCGGACGCCAACATGTTCGGCATTGAATGTGCCTTGAAGGCCACTGGTGCCTACTCCCTCTTCCGTAAGATCTTCAGCAACCCTTCTAGCTTCGACAAGAGAGGCTTCTTCACCTTGGGCCCTTATCACTCGCACAGCTGCCCGCGGTGTCCGGCAAACATGTGCAAGCACAAGATCCTGACGGAATACCTGGCCGAGCGGGCCCAGGAGGGCGTCAGATTTGAGAGGGTCTTCTACGTCGGGGACGGAGCCAATGACTTCTGCCCTTCCACGGCCATGAAGTCCAGCGACGTTGCGTTCCCGAGGAAAGGTTACCCGATGCACAAGCTCATCctggagatggagaaaaaccaACCCGGGACCTACCAGGCCACCGTAGTCCCTTGGGAATCGGCTGTCGAAGTGTGCTGCTACCTTCAAGATGTTCTCAAGCGGAAATgttga
- the PHOSPHO1 gene encoding phosphoethanolamine/phosphocholine phosphatase isoform X2, which produces MAEQEVQDGSMAAPQGQKYLLIFDFDETIVNENSDDSVVQVAPGKQLPESLRQTFREGFYNEYMQQVLKYLGDQGAKMADFKAVYEKIPLSPGMRDLFQFLSKQQDRFEIILISDANMFGIECALKATGAYSLFRKIFSNPSSFDKRGFFTLGPYHSHSCPRCPANMCKHKILTEYLAERAQEGVRFERVFYVGDGANDFCPSTAMKSSDVAFPRKGYPMHKLILEMEKNQPGTYQATVVPWESAVEVCCYLQDVLKRKC; this is translated from the exons ATGGCAGAACAAGAAGTTCAG GATGGGTCTATGGCTGCGCCGCAGGGCCAGAAATACCTCCTCATCTTTGACTTCGATGAGACCATCGTGAACGAGAACAGCGATGACTCCGTCGTCCAAGTCGCTCCGGGGAAACAGCTTCCGGAGTCGCTGCGCCAAACCTTCCGTGAAGGGTTCTACAATGAGTACATGCAGCAGGTGTTGAAGTACTTGGGAGACCAAGGGGCAAAGATGGCCGACTTCAAAGCCGTCTACGAGAAgatccccctctctcctggcatgCGGGACCTTTTCCAGTTCCTCTCCAAACAGCAGGACCGCTTTGAAATCATCCTCATCTCGGACGCCAACATGTTCGGCATTGAATGTGCCTTGAAGGCCACTGGTGCCTACTCCCTCTTCCGTAAGATCTTCAGCAACCCTTCTAGCTTCGACAAGAGAGGCTTCTTCACCTTGGGCCCTTATCACTCGCACAGCTGCCCGCGGTGTCCGGCAAACATGTGCAAGCACAAGATCCTGACGGAATACCTGGCCGAGCGGGCCCAGGAGGGCGTCAGATTTGAGAGGGTCTTCTACGTCGGGGACGGAGCCAATGACTTCTGCCCTTCCACGGCCATGAAGTCCAGCGACGTTGCGTTCCCGAGGAAAGGTTACCCGATGCACAAGCTCATCctggagatggagaaaaaccaACCCGGGACCTACCAGGCCACCGTAGTCCCTTGGGAATCGGCTGTCGAAGTGTGCTGCTACCTTCAAGATGTTCTCAAGCGGAAATgttga
- the PHOSPHO1 gene encoding phosphoethanolamine/phosphocholine phosphatase isoform X3 yields the protein MAQAQDGSMAAPQGQKYLLIFDFDETIVNENSDDSVVQVAPGKQLPESLRQTFREGFYNEYMQQVLKYLGDQGAKMADFKAVYEKIPLSPGMRDLFQFLSKQQDRFEIILISDANMFGIECALKATGAYSLFRKIFSNPSSFDKRGFFTLGPYHSHSCPRCPANMCKHKILTEYLAERAQEGVRFERVFYVGDGANDFCPSTAMKSSDVAFPRKGYPMHKLILEMEKNQPGTYQATVVPWESAVEVCCYLQDVLKRKC from the coding sequence GATGGGTCTATGGCTGCGCCGCAGGGCCAGAAATACCTCCTCATCTTTGACTTCGATGAGACCATCGTGAACGAGAACAGCGATGACTCCGTCGTCCAAGTCGCTCCGGGGAAACAGCTTCCGGAGTCGCTGCGCCAAACCTTCCGTGAAGGGTTCTACAATGAGTACATGCAGCAGGTGTTGAAGTACTTGGGAGACCAAGGGGCAAAGATGGCCGACTTCAAAGCCGTCTACGAGAAgatccccctctctcctggcatgCGGGACCTTTTCCAGTTCCTCTCCAAACAGCAGGACCGCTTTGAAATCATCCTCATCTCGGACGCCAACATGTTCGGCATTGAATGTGCCTTGAAGGCCACTGGTGCCTACTCCCTCTTCCGTAAGATCTTCAGCAACCCTTCTAGCTTCGACAAGAGAGGCTTCTTCACCTTGGGCCCTTATCACTCGCACAGCTGCCCGCGGTGTCCGGCAAACATGTGCAAGCACAAGATCCTGACGGAATACCTGGCCGAGCGGGCCCAGGAGGGCGTCAGATTTGAGAGGGTCTTCTACGTCGGGGACGGAGCCAATGACTTCTGCCCTTCCACGGCCATGAAGTCCAGCGACGTTGCGTTCCCGAGGAAAGGTTACCCGATGCACAAGCTCATCctggagatggagaaaaaccaACCCGGGACCTACCAGGCCACCGTAGTCCCTTGGGAATCGGCTGTCGAAGTGTGCTGCTACCTTCAAGATGTTCTCAAGCGGAAATgttga